A single region of the Hyphomicrobiales bacterium genome encodes:
- the aapJ gene encoding General L-amino acid-binding periplasmic protein AapJ: MKSKLMALATALGIAALGATTAMSSAAAATLDQVKQRGVLQCGSNTGLAGFGVPNDKGEWTGFDVDMCRAIAAAIFDDPTKVKFVPLSAKDRFTALQSGEVDVLIRNTTWTMSRDTSLGLNFTSTNYYDGQGFMVRKGLGVKSALELNGASVCVQQGTTTELNLADFFRSHNIKYEVVAFASSSEAVKAYDSGRCDAFTTDASALYAERLRLVAPDDSIVLPEIISKEPFAAAVRHGDDQWYDLVHWTFFAMVNAEDLGVSQANVTEQLQSQNPEVKRLLGTEGNYGEGIGLTKDWAARIVKHVGNYGDVFERNLGEKTPLKIKRGLNALWTKGGLMYAPPVR; the protein is encoded by the coding sequence ATGAAATCAAAATTGATGGCGCTCGCGACGGCGCTGGGGATCGCTGCGCTTGGCGCCACGACTGCCATGTCCTCCGCTGCGGCCGCGACCCTGGATCAGGTCAAGCAACGCGGTGTGCTGCAATGTGGCTCGAACACCGGCCTTGCCGGCTTCGGCGTCCCGAATGACAAGGGCGAATGGACAGGCTTCGATGTCGACATGTGCCGCGCCATCGCAGCCGCGATCTTCGATGATCCGACCAAGGTGAAATTCGTACCCCTGTCGGCCAAGGATCGTTTCACGGCGCTTCAATCGGGTGAAGTGGATGTCCTGATCCGCAACACCACTTGGACCATGTCGCGCGATACATCGCTCGGCTTGAATTTTACATCCACGAACTACTACGACGGCCAGGGCTTCATGGTCCGCAAGGGATTGGGCGTGAAATCCGCGCTCGAACTCAATGGCGCTTCGGTCTGCGTGCAGCAGGGCACCACCACCGAACTGAACCTCGCGGATTTCTTCCGCTCCCATAACATCAAATACGAGGTCGTGGCCTTCGCTTCGTCGTCAGAAGCCGTAAAGGCCTACGATTCGGGCCGCTGCGACGCCTTCACCACCGATGCTTCGGCGCTCTACGCGGAGCGCCTGCGTCTGGTCGCGCCCGACGACAGCATCGTCCTGCCCGAGATCATCTCCAAGGAGCCTTTCGCTGCCGCCGTCCGGCATGGTGACGACCAGTGGTACGACCTCGTGCACTGGACGTTCTTCGCGATGGTCAATGCTGAGGACCTTGGCGTCTCGCAGGCCAATGTCACCGAACAGCTCCAGTCGCAGAACCCCGAAGTGAAGCGCCTGCTCGGCACAGAGGGCAACTATGGCGAGGGCATCGGGCTGACCAAGGATTGGGCCGCGCGCATCGTCAAGCATGTCGGCAACTATGGCGATGTGTTCGAACGCAACCTGGGCGAGAAGACCCCGCTCAAGATCAAGCGCGGCCTGAATGCGTTGTGGACCAAGGGCGGCTTGATGTACGCGCCGCCCGTGCGCTGA
- the metC gene encoding putative cystathionine beta-lyase (Evidence 3 : Putative function from multiple computational evidences), which produces MRKLTTSDIEGLGEGTRMVVAGRHPDENFGFVNPPVVHGSTVLSPTMADLVGHTGRYSYGRRGSPTMGALEEALVALEGKESAGVVLCPSGLAAVSTALLSCLKAGDHLLMTDSVYGPTRNFCDGVLRRFGVETTYYDPLVGADIAQLLKPNTRAVFTESPGSQSFEMQDIPAIAAVAHAHGAVVLTDNTWATPLFYSAHEHGADIAIQAATKYLGGHSDVMSGSISANAATWPALKRTWGDLGVTVAPDDVFLVLRGLRTLPLRMARHHQAGLEMARWLAGHPEVQRVLHPALPTDPGHALFARDYRGASGLFSIVLRPGPDEAVAALLDELALFGMGYSWGGFESLAIPFDCAPLRTATRWAPGGPALRLHIGLEDVEDLKADLGQGLERFAAVRAKA; this is translated from the coding sequence ATGCGCAAGCTGACTACAAGCGATATCGAAGGCTTGGGCGAGGGTACGCGGATGGTGGTTGCCGGACGCCATCCCGACGAGAATTTTGGTTTTGTAAACCCGCCCGTCGTGCACGGATCAACGGTTCTCAGCCCCACCATGGCAGATCTGGTCGGCCATACCGGCCGCTATAGCTACGGTCGCCGCGGCTCTCCTACGATGGGGGCGCTCGAAGAAGCGCTTGTCGCGCTCGAGGGCAAGGAAAGCGCCGGCGTCGTCCTCTGCCCGTCCGGCCTCGCCGCGGTGAGCACCGCCCTCCTCTCCTGCCTGAAGGCGGGCGATCACCTTTTGATGACCGACAGCGTCTATGGCCCTACGCGCAATTTCTGCGACGGCGTGCTGCGCCGATTCGGGGTGGAGACGACCTATTACGATCCGCTAGTTGGCGCTGATATCGCGCAGCTGCTGAAACCGAACACGCGTGCGGTCTTTACCGAATCGCCCGGCTCGCAGAGCTTCGAGATGCAGGATATTCCCGCCATCGCAGCCGTCGCCCATGCGCATGGCGCGGTCGTTCTCACCGACAACACCTGGGCAACTCCCCTGTTCTATTCCGCGCATGAGCACGGCGCCGATATCGCGATTCAGGCCGCCACGAAATATCTCGGCGGCCATTCCGACGTCATGTCCGGCTCGATCTCCGCCAATGCCGCCACCTGGCCCGCCCTCAAGCGCACCTGGGGCGATCTTGGCGTCACGGTCGCGCCCGACGATGTGTTCCTCGTGCTACGCGGTTTGCGCACGCTGCCGCTGCGCATGGCGAGGCACCATCAGGCCGGGCTGGAGATGGCGCGCTGGCTGGCGGGCCATCCGGAAGTCCAGCGTGTCCTTCATCCGGCGCTCCCGACAGATCCAGGCCATGCCCTCTTCGCGCGCGACTATCGCGGCGCATCGGGCTTGTTCTCGATCGTGCTGAGGCCGGGGCCGGACGAGGCGGTCGCCGCATTGCTCGACGAGCTCGCGCTGTTCGGCATGGGCTATTCGTGGGGCGGCTTCGAGAGCCTCGCCATTCCGTTCGACTGTGCGCCGCTGCGCACGGCGACGCGGTGGGCTCCCGGCGGCCCGGCACTGCGCCTGCACATCGGCCTCGAGGACGTCGAGGACCTGAAGGCGGATCTCGGCCAGGGCCTGGAGCGGTTTGCGGCCGTCCGCGCCAAGGCCTGA
- a CDS encoding conserved membrane hypothetical protein (Evidence 4 : Unknown function but conserved in other organisms) — MLISLSQSVGGYLYEVFIEKLDFWLVLGLFGQMLFGARFIVQWLVSEKEGRSVIPVAFWFFSIGGGLITLAYGLHQREPVIILGQALSIFIYVRNLMLISRNKRRGKSKGGAPQ; from the coding sequence ATGTTGATTTCCCTGTCTCAGAGCGTCGGCGGCTATCTCTATGAGGTGTTCATCGAGAAGCTCGACTTCTGGCTGGTGCTCGGTCTTTTCGGCCAGATGCTGTTCGGGGCGCGCTTTATCGTCCAATGGCTGGTGAGCGAGAAGGAAGGACGCAGCGTCATTCCCGTCGCCTTCTGGTTTTTCTCGATCGGTGGGGGCCTCATCACCCTGGCTTACGGCCTGCACCAGCGCGAGCCCGTGATCATCCTCGGGCAGGCGTTGAGCATATTCATCTATGTGCGGAACCTCATGCTGATCAGCCGCAACAAGAGGCGCGGCAAAAGCAAGGGTGGCGCCCCGCAATAG
- a CDS encoding Glycosyltransferase involved in cell wall biosynthesis, protein MSETSSVAVEPEATAPALLLSVVVPVRNEAGNIAPLVVEIETACRPLGAFEIIYVDDGSTDGTAAELAALAADRPYLRRLRHAASCGQSAAVRTGVRAAEAPIVVTLDGDGQNNPAFIPQMLAALQAGGMRAGMVQGQRVGRKDTGFKKFQSRVANAVRGRVLRDGTRDTGCGLKLFRRDVYLSLPYFDALHRFMPALVRRDGHEVLLVDVVDRPRFAGVSNYGFFDRLWVGIIDLMGVRWLIVRRKRVPVVEEAE, encoded by the coding sequence ATGTCTGAGACTTCCAGCGTCGCCGTCGAGCCAGAAGCGACCGCACCGGCGCTGCTTCTGAGCGTCGTCGTGCCCGTACGCAATGAAGCAGGCAATATCGCCCCCCTCGTTGTGGAGATCGAAACAGCCTGCCGCCCCCTCGGCGCCTTCGAGATCATCTATGTCGACGATGGGTCCACCGACGGCACCGCAGCCGAACTCGCCGCACTCGCGGCGGATCGTCCCTATCTCCGGCGGCTTCGTCATGCCGCGAGCTGCGGCCAGAGCGCGGCTGTTCGTACCGGGGTGCGCGCCGCCGAAGCGCCGATCGTGGTGACACTCGATGGCGACGGGCAGAACAACCCGGCCTTCATTCCGCAGATGCTGGCCGCGCTTCAGGCAGGCGGCATGAGGGCAGGCATGGTGCAGGGCCAGCGCGTCGGCCGCAAGGACACCGGATTCAAGAAGTTCCAGTCACGTGTCGCCAATGCGGTGCGGGGGCGTGTGCTGCGCGACGGCACGCGCGACACGGGTTGTGGTCTGAAGCTGTTCCGGCGGGACGTCTATCTGTCGCTGCCCTATTTCGATGCGCTCCATCGCTTCATGCCCGCTCTGGTCCGTCGTGACGGCCATGAGGTCCTGCTTGTCGACGTCGTCGACAGGCCGCGCTTTGCCGGGGTATCCAACTACGGGTTCTTCGATCGCCTCTGGGTGGGGATCATCGATCTCATGGGTGTGCGTTGGCTGATTGTGCGGCGCAAGCGCGTACCGGTGGTCGAGGAAGCCGAATAA
- a CDS encoding 4-amino-4-deoxy-L-arabinose transferase-like glycosyltransferase, translating to MAALNDTNSKALEERAVVGGALAGGRFLGVVESRHWIAVTVLLLIALAAFLPGFASLHPMDRDEPRFAQATKQMLESGDFVDIRFQDEARHKKPVGIYWLQGAVVASAEALGVPQARTTIALYRIPSLVGAIATVVLTYWASLMLGLARREAFLAGAFMACSILLGVEARFAKTDAVLTACSVAVMGGLAMAFLRPQQRFSLLGAVAFWGTVALAILVKGPITPMIAGLATVILCVHQRSGRWLMALRPGLGVLLVALVVAPWFIAIWVKSGGTFFSEAIGNDMLGKVASGQEKHGAPPGFYLLAFFGTFWPAAVLTAIAVPFVWRSRREPWVVFCLAWILPSWLVFEAVPTKLPHYVLPLYAAIAALTARAIFAGAVGPHRPLAKSATLLIPLIPLGLGLGLSYFGLTYDGVLPYAAIPGFVLSVAIAVVSWLLFLRGKVIGSALVSLVAALALSVSVFGLAQPLLRALKVSPRLAEAVAAVGCEKPAVATAGYREPSLVFLVGTDLVMTDGVGAAHFMTAPGCRVALIEARERDAFAQASAALGLSPMLVTSVPGFNINGGRRLAVDVYAVRRD from the coding sequence ATGGCTGCCCTGAACGACACGAATAGCAAGGCGCTGGAAGAGCGCGCGGTTGTCGGCGGTGCTCTTGCGGGAGGGCGCTTCCTAGGCGTTGTCGAGAGCCGCCATTGGATTGCGGTCACCGTTCTGCTGCTGATCGCCTTGGCGGCTTTCCTGCCGGGATTTGCCTCTCTGCACCCCATGGACCGCGACGAGCCCCGCTTCGCCCAGGCCACGAAGCAGATGTTGGAAAGCGGTGACTTCGTCGATATTCGCTTCCAGGACGAGGCCCGCCATAAAAAGCCGGTCGGCATCTATTGGCTGCAGGGTGCTGTCGTCGCCTCCGCAGAGGCGCTGGGCGTGCCGCAGGCGCGGACCACGATCGCTCTCTACCGAATTCCCTCCCTGGTCGGTGCCATTGCCACCGTGGTCCTGACCTATTGGGCAAGCTTGATGCTGGGGCTCGCCCGCCGTGAGGCGTTCCTGGCGGGCGCGTTCATGGCCTGCTCGATCCTGCTCGGCGTCGAGGCGCGCTTCGCCAAGACCGATGCTGTGCTCACCGCCTGCTCGGTTGCCGTCATGGGGGGCCTGGCAATGGCTTTCCTGCGGCCGCAACAGCGCTTTTCCCTGCTCGGGGCCGTCGCCTTCTGGGGGACGGTGGCTCTCGCAATCCTCGTGAAGGGGCCGATCACGCCGATGATCGCGGGCCTCGCCACGGTCATCCTGTGCGTCCATCAACGTTCAGGCCGATGGCTCATGGCGCTGCGGCCGGGGCTTGGCGTTCTTCTGGTCGCTCTGGTGGTCGCCCCATGGTTCATCGCCATCTGGGTCAAGAGCGGCGGCACGTTTTTCAGCGAGGCCATCGGCAACGACATGCTGGGCAAGGTGGCGAGCGGACAGGAGAAGCATGGAGCGCCCCCAGGCTTTTATCTCCTGGCATTCTTCGGCACGTTCTGGCCGGCGGCCGTGCTGACAGCCATTGCCGTTCCCTTCGTATGGCGCAGTCGCCGCGAGCCATGGGTGGTCTTCTGCCTCGCCTGGATCCTGCCCTCGTGGCTCGTCTTCGAGGCGGTGCCGACAAAGTTGCCTCACTATGTCCTGCCTCTCTATGCGGCTATCGCGGCACTGACAGCCCGCGCCATTTTCGCGGGAGCGGTCGGCCCGCATCGCCCTCTGGCGAAAAGCGCCACCCTTCTCATCCCGCTCATTCCTCTGGGGCTTGGGTTGGGTCTCAGCTATTTCGGGCTGACCTATGATGGCGTTCTGCCTTATGCGGCCATCCCGGGATTCGTGCTGTCGGTGGCGATCGCAGTCGTCTCATGGCTCCTTTTCCTGCGTGGCAAAGTTATCGGCAGCGCGCTCGTCTCGCTCGTCGCCGCGCTCGCCCTGTCCGTCTCCGTTTTTGGCCTGGCGCAACCGCTCCTGCGTGCCTTGAAGGTTTCGCCGCGCCTGGCGGAGGCGGTCGCCGCGGTTGGCTGCGAGAAGCCGGCGGTGGCCACGGCCGGCTACCGCGAACCGAGCCTCGTGTTTCTTGTCGGGACGGATCTCGTGATGACTGATGGCGTGGGTGCCGCGCATTTCATGACCGCACCGGGGTGCCGCGTGGCATTGATCGAAGCGCGCGAGCGTGATGCCTTTGCCCAGGCGAGCGCCGCGCTTGGTCTTTCTCCCATGCTCGTCACAAGCGTGCCAGGATTCAATATCAATGGGGGACGGCGCCTTGCTGTCGACGTCTATGCGGTCCGGCGGGATTGA
- a CDS encoding conserved exported hypothetical protein (Evidence 4 : Unknown function but conserved in other organisms) yields the protein MKPVKPLLAAAFVLSALVGLTPLAGCAKKRPPGVLEDTTVIPPPPSIQGAAPRAPSAAR from the coding sequence ATGAAACCTGTCAAACCGCTCCTCGCCGCTGCCTTTGTTCTTAGCGCCCTCGTCGGCCTCACCCCACTTGCGGGCTGCGCCAAGAAACGTCCCCCGGGCGTCCTCGAGGACACGACGGTGATTCCACCTCCTCCATCGATACAGGGAGCAGCGCCTCGCGCTCCGTCCGCCGCGCGTTGA
- a CDS encoding Outer membrane immunogenic protein, whose amino-acid sequence MRMFKSACVALAVVAVGGASALAADLPSRTVIPVAPVIIPLFTWTGFYAGVNAGYGGGTNNNHDRYDPYTGAFYGNDSSNGGFIGGGQVGYNYQFGQFVAGIEADIQYADLGSSRNNSDWAYPYSAYYYAQSNNGWPNYYGSNGRNNSVEWFGTVRARLGVAFDRVLVYATGGFAYGGGGDNKHNNGYYGYYGGEEAAVGYPWYYGGRRGSSSAGGWVVGGGLEYAFTDSLTAKLEGLYVNLGSDKNNDGDYLYAYNYNNPVAYPYYYGTQRKNDREFAVVRAGLNYKFSGY is encoded by the coding sequence ATGAGGATGTTCAAGTCAGCTTGCGTCGCGCTTGCCGTTGTTGCCGTCGGGGGCGCTTCGGCGCTGGCAGCGGATTTGCCCAGCAGGACCGTCATACCGGTCGCTCCGGTCATTATTCCGCTGTTCACCTGGACGGGCTTCTATGCCGGCGTCAACGCCGGCTATGGCGGCGGCACCAATAACAACCACGACCGCTATGATCCCTATACAGGCGCGTTTTATGGCAATGACTCATCGAACGGCGGCTTCATAGGCGGTGGCCAGGTCGGCTACAACTATCAGTTCGGGCAGTTTGTCGCCGGCATCGAAGCCGATATCCAATATGCGGATCTTGGATCTTCTCGTAATAACAGCGATTGGGCCTATCCCTACTCCGCCTATTACTATGCCCAGAGCAACAATGGGTGGCCCAACTACTACGGCTCGAATGGCCGCAATAACTCCGTCGAGTGGTTCGGGACGGTGCGTGCAAGACTCGGCGTAGCCTTCGACCGCGTTCTTGTTTACGCAACAGGCGGTTTCGCGTACGGCGGCGGCGGCGACAACAAGCACAACAACGGCTATTATGGCTATTATGGGGGTGAAGAAGCGGCTGTCGGCTATCCTTGGTATTATGGTGGTCGGCGCGGCAGCAGCAGCGCGGGGGGATGGGTTGTCGGCGGCGGACTTGAATACGCCTTCACTGACAGCCTGACAGCCAAGCTCGAGGGCCTCTATGTCAACCTCGGCAGTGATAAGAACAACGATGGCGACTATCTCTATGCGTACAATTATAATAACCCCGTAGCATACCCCTATTATTACGGAACACAACGCAAAAACGACAGAGAATTTGCGGTTGTTAGAGCCGGGTTAAACTATAAGTTCAGCGGTTACTAG